In the genome of Chryseobacterium sp. 52, the window TTCTTAATCTTTACTTTATTGTCGGCCAGAGAATCAAACAAATTATTATGCTTTAAAAACTCCGATTTCAGTTGTGATGATCTTTCGTTCAGTTCTAAACGGTAATTCAACTCATTTTTGGATTTGAATGATGAATACGCATTTGAAGCAAGCGCCGTAAAAATTCCAGCCTGTACTCTGTCTTCAAGATCAATATGCTTAGGCTCCGAATTCTGACAGGTAACCAGTCCCCAAAGATGGTCATCAATAATAATAGAGACACTGAAACTGGAAGAAGCTCCGGAATTTTTAATATACTGCCCATGAACAGGTGACATTCCTCTTGAAGCGGCAAAACTAAGATCTATATTCTCAACCGTTCTGCTCATCAGTGGAACAGTCTCCGCATACACATTACTGAATATTCTTTTTCTTTTTCTTAAATAAAGTTCTCTTGCCTGTTTCGGAATATCAGACTCAGGATAATGAAGACCGAGATAACTTTCCATATCTTCATCCCTCTTTTCTGCAATTACTTTTCCCGAGCCGTCCATCATAAATTTATACACCATCATCCGGTCATAATTCACGATCTTGGAAAGTGTACTCAACAGCTGCTCCCAAAGTTCCTTCTCATTATCGATGACATAAAAATTGTCATATTTATTGGAAATACGCTTATTGGGATTTTCCAGTACCGCTTCAAATTCAAGGAAAATATGCTTACCATTTCTGAAAATAGAAATATGATATTCTTTCCCGCTGATAAAAACTTTATCAAAATGAGTTTCATTTTCTCTTTTTGTAAAACTATCAAGGGAAATGTAGAGATCCGAATCTATCACCGACCGGAAAATTTCAGGAAAATCCGTGAGGTGTCTGTCAAAAAGCTGTTCTGCATTTTCGATCCTAAATATATCCGTAATATTCTTGCTGAAAAAAGTAATGGAGTGAGACCCTGCATCAATGCCAATCAGATATCCAAAACTTTGTATATACCCAGGGATATGGATGGGTTCTTCATGACACTCTACAAAATTCATATATTTCTTTGATCTATCAAATATAACGATTTTTTTAACGACATATTACTTTGTGGTATCAAATCACGGAAGTCCTTAAAATGCTGTTATCCCTGAAATCCATGAGCTAAATCTATCTGAAATTCATCCAGATGCTCTTGCTCTTTCAATACTGATAAATGGTTTTAATTTATAATATACTAAAAATTTTGCAGCAAGTCAAGTCTGATTTTTCGATCATGATTCATCACATGAATTTTACATTAACACTTAAAATTATTATGTTAATTAAACAAAATTTATTAAATTTATATCACCAAATAATGAATACGCTTAAAAATTGTTGAATTTTTTGCAATATTTTCAATAAAGATTCCATTTAAATTCAAATAACATCAATATGAAAAAGTTCCCTTTAATTATTCTCACATTCATCCTTACTTCAGGAATCGGAAGCTGGTACGAAGCATGTACACGTATTGTATACAAAGGCCCCGATAATACAGTAATCACGGCACGATCCATGGACTGGCGCGATGAAATACCTGCCAACTTATGGGTATTTCCAAAAGGTATTCAGCGTAATGGTCAAGTCGGGCCATTATCTGTACAATGGACATCTCAATACGGAAGCATCATCAGCTCTTCATGGGACATCGCCTCTTCTGACGGAATGAACGAAAAAGGGCTTGTTGCCAACATGCTTTGGCTGGGTGAGTCCAAATACCCGGAATTCAACCCGAAAGGGAAACAAAAAGGCCTTGCCATCTCGATGTGGGCACAATATTTTCTGGATAATTTTGCCACTGTAAAAGAAGCCGTGGATCATCTCAAAACAGATCCGTTCATTATCGTAAGTGATTATATTCCCGGAACCGATAAATTTACCACAATACATCTTTCCCTTTCCGACGCATCAGGAGACAATGCTGTTTTTGAATATATCGAAGGTAAACTTGTCATCCATCACGACCCTAAATATACCGTAATGACCAACTCTCCCATTTTCGAGGAGCAGCTGGCTTTAAATAAATACTGGCAGGGAATACCGGGAACGATTATGCTTCCGGGAACCAATCGAGCTGCAGACCGTTTTGTAAGAGCATCTTACTATATCAATGCAATTCCACAGACCAGTGATACCCGTACAGCCGTAGCCAGTGTATTCAGTGTGATCAGAAACTGTTCCGTCCCTTACGGAATTACTTCCGAAACAGAGCCTAATATCTCATCCACAAGATGGCGTTCTATTTCTGATCAGAAAAATCTTGTTTATTATTTTGAAACGGTGTTTACTCCAAATACATTCTGGGTAAGCCTCAAAGATTTTGATTTGAGCCCCAAGGCCAAAATAATGAAACTGGATCTGAGCAATTTTCAGACTTATAACGGAAAAGCCAACAAAGATTTTAAGGAATCGAAACCTTTTAAATTCTTAGGCCTTTAATTAATACAATCATTTAACCCAAATACTATGACCTTTTTTTTACCCAAAAAGAGAAGCCTGATCTTTTGTGCCCTGCTGGCCGGTTTTTCAGCCAGTGCACAGATTCCGGACTCGCTCCAGCAGAATAAACAGGAGGAAGACAACGTGAAATACCCTGTACTTCAGATCAAAGGTCTTTTTCAGGCTCGCTATCTTGTAGGCATGACCAAAGATGTAGACGTAAACGGGATGCATCATGCGGACGGATCAGGAACCGGCAATAATTTCATGCTTAAATACATGAGAGTTCAGGTACGCGCGCAGATCAGCAAAAGAACAGAAGTTGTCGCACTCGCCAATCTCGCGGACTTTAAAAACGACCCCAAAAGCCGGGTTCTGGAAAATGCTTATCTGAAATACACTTTCAATCCTAAACTGGCATTTACTGTGGGACAGTTCAGACCCTGGTTCGGTATTGAAGAAACCTATCCTATTGACATCATTAAGTCGCTGGACTGGTCCAATCAGTATACCGAATTTGGAAAACTGGGCTGGACAAGTTTCCAGATCGGAATTTCAGCAACCGGACAGCTTCAATTAGGTAATATTCCCTTCCAATATGCAGTTTCGGTGGTCAACGGAAATGGGAAAAACCAAATCAATGATAACGACAACGGAAAACAGTATTCTACAAGGATGGTTTTTGGATTGTCTAAAAAATACAATTTCAATGTTGGCCTGAATGGTGGTATCGGAGATGTTTTAAGCAAGAAAGTGTACGCGGTAGGTATCGACCTCAGCTCAATGATCCAGTTTGACCCTAAATGGAGCCTGGACATGCAGCTTGAAGCCAAACAGGCAACCAATCATGTGCTGTATAACACGATGGATCCGGAACTGCGGCCTTCCAACCCTGATCAATATCTGATCCGTGGAGCTTATTTTCTTCCCAATGTAAGATACGAGATCAATCATAAAAACCTCAGCGCCTTCGAACTGTCATGCCGGTATGAATATCTTGATACCAATTTCAGGCTGAATTCAAATCCAAGACAGACTATTACCCCAATGTTCGGATTGGAATTCCTGAAAAACTACGGGGCAAGGATACAGCTGGGTGTACAGTTTGACCGCTACAAGCATCAGGTAGACAACACATCACAATACAACAATAATCTGTTCATTGTTCAGGTACAGAGTAGATTTTAACCGCTTAAACATTTATAAATCATGAAAGAAATTAATATCAGAAATATCGCGATAACGTTTGCCGTTGCGCTGATCATATGGTTTATCCCGGCTCCGGAGGGTGTTGCCGGGAATGCCTGGCATCTGTTTGCCATTTTTGCAGCAACCATCTTAGGAATTATTCTTAAAGCAGCTCCAATGGGTACGATGTGTATGATGGCTATTGCATTTACAGCTCTTACCCAGGTTGTGGCTCCGGGAGATGCGGGAAAATCAATCACCAAAGCACTTTCCGGATTCGGAGATAAAGTGATCTGGCTGATCGGGATCTCATTCTTTATTGCCAGAGGGTTCATCAAAACAGGATTGGGAAACCGGATCGCCTTTTTATTCATCCGGATTTTCGGCAAAAGTTCATTGGGACTGGCCTACGGACTTGGACTTGCAGATGTCTGTTTAGCTCCTGCCATTCCGAGTAATACGGCAAGAGGAGGTGGAATTATCTATCCTATTATGAAATCTATGGCAATAAGCTTCGACTCTGTTCCAGAAAAACCGGAAACCCACAGAAAACTGGGTTCTTTCCTGACTTTGAACAGCTATTATATGAACCTCATCGCTTCTTCCATGTTCCTTACCGGAACGGCGAGTAATCCGATGTGTCAGAAATTTGCAGCTAATCTTGGGATCAACATTACGTGGATGTCATGGGCTGCTGCCGGATTTGTTCCGGGATTAGTGGCATTCTTTGTAGTTCCGTTGGTTTTATACAAATTATATCCGCCTGAATTGAAAAAAACAGGTGATGCCCCGAAAATGGCAGCTCAGAAATTAAAAGAAATGGGACCTATTTCCAGAAATGAATGGCTGATGCTGTTGGCTTTCTTTATTCTTTTAGCTCTTTGGATATTTGGAGGCACTTTATCTATAGATGCTACCACAACGGCTTTCATTGGGCTTACCATGTTACTTCTTACTTCTGTACTGACCTGGGAAGACATTAAAGGGGAAAAAGGAGCCTGGGATACCATCGTATGGTTTGCCGTTCTTGTGATGATGGCCAGTTCTTTAAATGAGCTCGGCTTCATAGGCTGGTTCAGTGATCTTATTAAAGTAAAAATAGGTGGATTAAGCTGGCAGGTTGCCTTTCCGGTGATTATTGTCGTATACTTTTTCAGTCACTATATTTTTGCAAGTGCAACAGCCCACGTGGCAGCCATGTACGCAGCCTTATTAGGGGTTGGGGTTTCATTGGGAATTCCACCGATGTTGCTGGCTATGATGCTTGGGTTCTTAGGGTCAATTTATGGGGTTCTTACCCATTACGGACACGGTCCTGCTCCGGTATTCTACGGAAGCGGCTATGTAGAACTGAAAGCCTGGTGGCTTAGAGGTCTTGAAATAGGAATCGTATTGCTTATCATCTATATGGTAGTCGGAGGACTCTGGATGAAAGTTTTAGGATATTATTAATCATTAAATCAACAATATGCTGTCAACATTGTCAAGAAAAATGCTGATGTGTCTTACAGGACTTTTCCTGAGCTTCTTCCTGCTGATTCATTTCTTGGGAAATCTCCAGCTGTTTCTTCCGCCGGAGCAGGCACATCTTCAGTTTAATGCGTATTCTCATTTTCTGTCCGGAAATATTCTGATCAAAATGGTTTCGTATGTTCTGTATGCAAGTATTATTCTGCATGCTTTAGACGGGCTTATCATTACGTTAAAAAATAAAAAATCAGGAGGCGATTACCAATCAGAAAGACGCGGAAGAGCCAGTACATGGGCGTCCCGGAATATGGGAATTTTAGGGACACTCATCCTTATTTTTCTGGTGATTCATTTTCAGAATTTCTGGTATGTCTACAAATTTGGAACTCCTCCGCTCGATGAGAACGGAAACAAGGATCTGTATATTCTGGTAGTCACTGTTTTCAAAGAATGGTGGTATGTAATTATGTATGTACTTTCTATGGGAGCCTTATGCTATCATCTGATCCATGGAATTCACAGTGCAGCCAGAACGTTGGGGCTGTATCATCCTAAGTTTGTAAAATGGTTCAAAACCGCCGGAATTGCCTATTCAGTGATTATCAGTTTAGGGTTTGCCCTGATGCCGGTGTATGTATTTTTTACTGCCAATTAAACAGAAAAGTCATGATCTTAGATTCAAAAATACCAAAAGGCCCGTTGGAACAAAAATGGGACAATTATAAAAAGAAAGCCAAGCTCGTCAACCCTGCCAACCGTAAAAAACTGGATGTTATTGTGGTAGGAACCGGGCTTGCAGGAAGCTCTATTGCTGCTTCTCTGGGTGAAATGGGCTATCATGTCAAATCCTTCTGTTTTCAGGACAGTCCGAGAAGAGCGCATTCTGTAGCAGCACAGGGTGGTGTGAATGCAGCCAAAAATTATAAAAATGACGGTGACAGTGTTTACAGAATGTTTGTTGACACTTTGAAAGGCGGAGATTTCAGAGCGCGTGAAGCCAATGTTTACCGTATGGCAGAATGTTCTTTAAACCTTATTGACCAAGCGGTAGCACAAGGAGTTCCCTTCGGGCGTGAATATGGTGGCTACCTCAACAACCGCTCATTTGGCGGGGTTCAGGTGAGCAGAACGTTTTATGCACGGGGACAAACCGGGCAGCAGCTTCTTTTGGGTGCTTATCAGGCGTTGATGCGACAGGTTGGAAAAGGTAGTGTACAGCTGTATTCAAGACATGAAATGCTTGATCTTGTGATGATCGATGGAAAAGCAAGAGGGATTATCGTCAGAAATCTGGATACGGGAGAAATTGAAAGACATGCTGCACATGCCGTGGTCCTCGCCACCGGAGGTTACGGAAAAATCTATTACCTGTCTACTTTAGCGATGGGATGTAATGGTTCTGCAATCTGGAGAGCTCATAAGAAAGGAGCTTTGATGGCTTCCCCGAGCTGGATTCAGGTGCATCCTACTTCACTGCCGCAATCCGGAGATTATCAGTCTAAATTAACCCTGATGTCAGAATCATTGCGTAATGACGGAAGGATCTGGGTTCCTTCGAAAGAAAATGAGACCCGACAACCTCATGATATTCCTGAAAATGAAAGGGATTATTATCTGGAGCGAAGATATCCTGCTTTTGGAAATCTTGCCCCAAGAGATATTTCTTCCCGGGCCGCTAAAGAAAGAATTGATGCAGGTTATGGAATCGGTCCTTTGAAAAATGCGGTGTATCTTGATTTTTCCAAAGCCATCAGAGAACAGGGAAAAGAAAAGATCCAGGAGAAATACGGAAATTTATTTGATATGTATCTCAAGATTACCGGATACAATGCTTATAATGAACCGATGATGATCTCGCCTTCTGCCCACTTTTCTATGGGAGGTCTTTGGGTAGATTATGAATTAATGACTACTATTCCGGGGCTTTTTGCGCTGGGAGAGGCTAATTTTGCGGATCATGGTGCGAACAGACTGGGAGCTAATTCTCTTCTGCAGGCTTCTGTAGACGGTTATTTTATTGCCCCTTATACCATTGCCAATTATTTAGCGGATGATATCCACACCGGAAAAATTTCTCCTGACGCACCTGAATTTGAAGTTGCTGAAAATGCTGTTAAAAAACAGATTCAGGGTTTTATGGATATCAGAGGAACCAAAACCGTTGACTATTTTCATAAAACATTAGGAAAGCTTTTATATGACTACTGTGGCCTTGCCAGAAATGAAGAAGGTCTGAAATATGCCATCGGGGAAATCAGAAAATTAAAACAGGAATTTTATGCAGATGTACGGGTTTCCGGACAGGGAGATAAGATGAATACGGAGCTGGAAAAAGCAGGCCGTGTTGCCGATTATTTCGAGATCGGGGAACTGATGTGCTATGATGCTTTAACCCGAAATGAATCCTGCGGTGCCCACTTCCGGGAAGAGTTTCAAACCCAGGATGGAGAAGCTCTGAGAAATGATGCTGAATATCAGTTTATCTCAGCATGGGCATGGGCAGGCGAAAACAATGAACCGGAACTGGTAAAGGAACCGCTGATCTTTGAAGAGATACAGCCAACGGTAAGAAGCTACAAATAAAAAACAAAAATTATGGATTTACATCTTAAGATATGGAGACAGAAAGACAGACAGAGTGAAGGAAAACTGGTCAATTATGACCTGAAGGAACTGAATCCCCACATGTCTTTCCTGGAAATGCTGGATACTTTAAATGAAAAACTCATTACTGAAGGTGACGAACCTGTGGAATTTGATCACGATTGCCGGGAGGGAATATGTGGACAGTGCGGCATGATGATCAACGGAATTGCCCACGGACCTTTAAAAAATACAACAACGTGTCAGCTTCACCTGCGTTCTTTCAAAGACGGTGAAAATATTTTAATAGAACCTTTCCGGGCAGGGGCTTTTCCTGTAAAGAAAGACCTTAAAGTAGACCGGTCTGCTTTTGACAGAATTATTTCTTCAGGTGGATTTGTATCGGTAAATACTGGTCAGGCTCCCGATGCCACAGCGATTGCAGTAACCCATCAGACTGCCGAAGAAGCTTTTGATTCTGCAGCTTGTATCGGATGTGGTGCCTGCGTGGCCACTTGTAAAAACGGAAGTGCGGCATTATTCACTTCTGCTAAAATTACGCATATGGTATTACTTCCTCAGGGGAAAGAAGAAAGAAGTCAGCGGGTACTGGATATGGTTTCCCAAATGGATCGTGAGCTGTTCGGGCACTGTTCCAATACGGAAGCCTGCGAAGTGGAATGTCCACAGGGAATTTCTGTTCTGAATATCGCCAGAATGAATTATGAATATGGCAGAGCCTTGTTTTTTAGAAAGAGATAGTTTTTAAGCTGCATCTCGAAAAAGGCAAAAGGGTAAATCTACCTTTTTGCCTTTTTATTTTTTAAGGATTCATAATGGCCACTACCCTTGCCGGAGCTGCAGAACCTCCCACAATTTTCAGAGGAAATACACTGACTTTAAATCCTGAAGGTGGCAGTGCACTGAGATTGGTAAGCTGTTCCATATGCAAATATTCTTTCTCGATTCCTATGCGATGAGCTTCCCAAAAGTATTCAGGGTCATTGAGCTCTTTTGCTTTTTTAGCCATATATTTCAGCGGAAGATCCCATCCCCACTGATCGATTCCCATCACTTTTACCCCTTGATCAATCAGCCATTCTGTTGCTTCTTTGCTCATTCCGGTTCCTTTTTCTACAAAATCCGGTGTTCCCATCATTTTGTCCCGGTCTGTTCTGATTAACACAATATTTCCTTCTTCTATGGTAATCCCGTTTTTATCAAGGTCTTTTTTCAGATCTTCAATGGTGATCGCTACAAAATCTTCTTTGTGGGTACAATCGATGACGATACCATCACCATAGCACCATTCCAGCGGAATCTGATCGATTGTCTTTGCGGGTTTTCCTTCAACTACAGGGCCATAATGCCAGGGAGCATCAATATGGGTTGTTGCATGCAGTCCCATATTTTTTATAGAATCATCAGCCCATCCTGTCCAGTTTTTAGGAAAAAGCCTGAATGGAAGCTTTACTGCCAGACGAATCAGCCAGTGTGATTTTCTGTGTGATTTATGTTTGATCTTAACCCTCATAAACCAAGGATCTCCAGCGTTGTACTGAATTGGTTTGGATAGATCAATGATTTTTGTTTTCATAGAGCAAATATATTGAGAAAGGAGAAACTGATTGATCAATTCCGCTTTGCATTTTCATTAAATTCCCGGTATTGTCATTTTTCTCAGGATCATTTTCGTCATACAGAATCTGAATAGTCCCTTGTTTCGGTACACAGGAAAGATCAAGAAGGTTGACGATTTTTTTGTATCCCGTTATATACTTAGTTTCTTTAAACGTATTAATAAAAAGATTTTTAACAAAAAAATAAGAACATAAAGCCAGACGAGCAAAGAAAAACCGAGATATACAAAGCTTATAGCCGGTGTATTTCTCGGTTCTGTTGTTATTTCCGAAGTCATCATATAGATAAAAACCGGAAACGGTATGCAGAAAAAAGCATATAAAGTGTCCAGAAAATGATCATAAATTTCATAACTGTTATTTTGCGGTGCGAGATAAAGCTATGCTATTATTATTTAATGGACTTCTGCTTATTAAACTTCTTTTTCGAAATAAAGTCTGTAGTATTTCCCTTTGTCATCCTCTCCCATTTCCAGTTTCTGTCTGTCACCGTGGATGTAAATATGGAAGTTTTTGTCCAGCTTGATAATGCTTTTGAAATGACGCTGCGTTTTCTTTACAGCGGCCTCACTGATTGGAAATTCTTCAGCAATATTCACCTGCATATCCTGCTCGTAATCTGTTTTGAAATTTACAAAACTTTCAATTACATGCTGATCTCCCAATACCTCATTGGCAAATTCATCCAGTTTAAATTCTTCTTTTTCTTTGAAGAAATTGATTGATTTATTTAAGAAATCTGCCTGATCCGCTTTTGAAACTTCAAATTCCTGCGGAAGCTGCTTGGTGATATAATCTTTGTAAACCATCAAAGCTTCCTGGGTGTGAAAATATTCATCGTCACGCTGTTTTACTTTCAGGAAATCTTCGAACCAATAGTACATATCTCCGTTTTTGTTGTTATCAACGACAGAAAGTACATATCCGGTCTCTTTATTATTATTGTAGATCAAAGCAGCTTTGTCAATTTTAGAAAGTCCTATTCCCTGGTCTTTTTCAATATCAAAAGTTTCTTCCTGAGGTGAAATTTTCAGGAAAGATTCTCTTTTTTCGGTTTTAAAGATTCCGATTTTGTCCACTTTGTCAGGACGGTCGCTTTCTTCTTCAAAGAGCACAATAAACAGTTCTCCACCCTGAACTCTTGGATTTTCAGCAGCTTCGAAAAGATGTTTTGCGATATTCTCAGATTCCCACAGGAACTTTGCTTTGTCTTCAAAAATCTCGGATACCGAACTGTAAACCGGATTATTGACCAAATACGTGTCACTGTAAAAATTGAAAGTCTCTTCTGATTTAAAAGATCCCATAAAGTAATCTTCCAGCAGTTCTGCCATTCCTTCTTCCAGCTTCAGCTCTTCCTGAGACAGCGTTAAAGATTCTCCGTTGATTTTATTTCCTACTCTGTGTACTACTATTTTTGAAAACATTTTTTTGATCTTTTTTGAAGCCACAAATATAGTTTTAAACTTCAAAGACAACAAGAAACAAATAAATCTATTTGAGGTTTGGATATAATCAGTATTTTAGTTTTTAATCAAAATCCATTAAAAAAACTTAGATGAAAAATTTATTATCAACCCTTTTATTGATCATTTCCTTTACTTTCATGCATTCTCAGACCACCAACATTTACATCGTAAGACATGCAGAAAAGGATATTTCTGATATCAACAACAAAAACCCCAACCTCAGCGAAGCTGGAAAACAGAGGGCTAAGAAACTCCTGAAAGATTTACAAAAGGTAAAATTTTCGGCCGCATACTCTACTCCTTTCAATAGAACTCAGCAGACTTTGCAACCTCTTGCAGAATTTAACAAAATTGAAATCACCAGTTACAATCCCTCTGATAATAAAAAGCTGGTTGAGGAAATTCGCAGTACATATTCCGGTAAAAATGTAATTATCGCAGGCCATTCTAATACAATCCTCAACATTCTGGAAGCCTTTGGAGCCCCAAAACCTTTTGAAACTATTTCTGAGGATGATTATTCCAACCTGTTCCATATCATTATCAAAAAGCATAAAGTGAAGCTCAGTTCATCAAAATATTAGAAAACAGACCTCATCTGCATCCTCAAGAAAAAACTTGAGGATTTTTTATGTCTTTTCATTCTGATAAAAACCTTATCATTTTGACAGGCTTTTTTGTTTTAAAACTTTAATTAAAAACTAAACAAATAATTGATTTTCAAATCATTAAATAAATAAAATAATTAAAGGAACATCATTTGGCATCTTCTCTTCAAAACATACACAATGGACTTGAAGACCTTAAACCGCATTGACAAGTTAAGAAGATTAAAAAGCAGAGGCCCGAAAACACCAAAGTGGCTAAAGCCCTATCACCTGCTTTTCATAGCTTTTCTGACCGTTTTCATCTTTGGAGCCTTCATCAAACTTTTAGAACAAAATCATTAATCATATGAACTATTCACAAGCCGTTCAGGAAATCACAGAGATTATTCCTGATTTTGAAAATGAACTGACAAATACTGCCCCTCAGAATTCTTACAGTGTGATCCGCAAGTTCACAGAACGTATTAAAAGTATGATCCGACAGAATGACAGAAATATTTTATTTAAAAGTCTTCAGAAAATGGATAAAATCTACACAGACGGAGATACTGCTTTAAAAAATGCTGTAGAGGGAATTTTCATTTATTCTCTGGACAATTTTACAGCTTTTTGTACCGGTGAATACAGAAAAGTGATTTTTAGTCACATTTCCAAAGAGCTGCAACAGACGTATTCGAGACAGATTTACAATCATGGTATATAAATTTTTGTTACATTTTTCATCTGTTTCATTACAAAAGCGCATGTTGCTTCAAATTTAAAACCACTCATATTCAATACATTATGAAAAATAAAATCAGAAGAATATCTGACTGGAAAACGTGGAAAACCACGACCAGCAGGCACAATACAGAGTTATTGCTTACTCACATCGCTGTGATTATAGGTGTTTTTATTTTTGCTGCTTTCCTGTAAATTTTGGTACACATTTCGCTGCAAGATAAATACTGAAAAATATTAGTTATGATGAAAGTACAAATGCAAACTATTAATCCAAAAATAGCTGTTGAATACTTAAAATTTTTCTACGCACCACTTCGAAAGGAAATTATACAGTTATCTGTGCAGGAAAACTTTGCCGGGGTCATCCAGGCTACGATCAACTATCTAAAGGATATGCTGCAGGAATCGAAGATTTATATTATAGCCCACCACATCAAACTGATGGAGTGGATCTACAGAAACGGGGATTCTTATGTGAGAACCGTCATCGAAAATCTGTTTGTAAGATCACTGGAAAGTTTTAAAAAGCATACCAAGATCCAGCATTGGAAGCTTCTTTACCAGAACATGCCTGTCGGTTTTCAACTCATTTATGATGAACAGCAGAAACAGGACGAGATCTTTTTCGGAAAATAAGAAATAATTTAATTTGTAAATAGGCTCTTCAGGCATCTTTGTCGGGAGAGCTTTTTAG includes:
- a CDS encoding nucleoid-associated protein; amino-acid sequence: MFSKIVVHRVGNKINGESLTLSQEELKLEEGMAELLEDYFMGSFKSEETFNFYSDTYLVNNPVYSSVSEIFEDKAKFLWESENIAKHLFEAAENPRVQGGELFIVLFEEESDRPDKVDKIGIFKTEKRESFLKISPQEETFDIEKDQGIGLSKIDKAALIYNNNKETGYVLSVVDNNKNGDMYYWFEDFLKVKQRDDEYFHTQEALMVYKDYITKQLPQEFEVSKADQADFLNKSINFFKEKEEFKLDEFANEVLGDQHVIESFVNFKTDYEQDMQVNIAEEFPISEAAVKKTQRHFKSIIKLDKNFHIYIHGDRQKLEMGEDDKGKYYRLYFEKEV
- a CDS encoding phosphoglycerate mutase family protein → MKNLLSTLLLIISFTFMHSQTTNIYIVRHAEKDISDINNKNPNLSEAGKQRAKKLLKDLQKVKFSAAYSTPFNRTQQTLQPLAEFNKIEITSYNPSDNKKLVEEIRSTYSGKNVIIAGHSNTILNILEAFGAPKPFETISEDDYSNLFHIIIKKHKVKLSSSKY